AGTACCCGTTCACTGAACATCAGTTCATTTGTTTTAATGCCATACAGAAACATTGTGCCGACTGGCTTTTCGGTAGTCTCGCTACCACCTGGCGCAATCAGGCCAGTACAGCCAATGTGAATATCTGCTGGAATGAGTCTCTGCAAACCGGCAGTGATTAGACAGGTTACAATCTCTGACTCTGGAGTAAAAACTTTAAGTTGTTCCCTGGGTACGTTTAGCAAACTGCACTTCAAATCGGCATCGTAACAAACAATCGAACCCTTTAGAAATTTGCCTGCATTTGGTATCAGTGCGAATTCGGCGGAGATGCGACCAGCGGTCGCACTTTCTGCAAATGCAATGCTCAGCTGCTGTTCGATCAACAGGTTACCACAGGCGGTTAAATCGGCGTTTTCAATGTCTTCTTTCATAAGTATGGAGTTTTGTATTAGACGGATTGGACTGAACTCTGATTATCAGGTAAGGAAATCGCAGTGTGAGGTTGAGAAAGACAATGCATCACGGTCATGGCGATGTCGTCGGCTTTCAGAATCTCCATTGCAGCCATTTTTTTACGCAACTTCACATCACCATCCATAATCATGTCTGAATCGACAATACCGGGGTCAATAAGGCTGACTTTCAAGCCGTGCTCGTTTACTTCTTTCCTTATATGCTTATTAAACCCCCGGATTCCGGCCATGGCGGCAACATAAACTGCATTTCCTTTCGCTTGCACATCTGCATCTATGGGACCAATGTTCACAATATGGCCTCGCTGATGGCTTTTCATCCGTTTTATCGCTTCATTACAGCAGGCGATGTATCCCAATAAATTGTTGTTAATAATATATTGCCATTCTTCGTAGGTTCCCTCCATTTTACTTTCGAAAGGTGTATGGAAGTTATTGATTAAAATATCTAAACCTCCAAACATGCAGTCCACCATATAAAATATACGATCGAGGTCTTTTTTATTGGCGACATCAGCGAGCATGCTAAAGCATTCTGTTTCAGTTTCCAAATCGCCAATAGCCATCATAGTCTTATCAATGGACCGCTGATGGCGGCCAAAGATCATAATTCTCGCACCTTGGGAGGCAAGTAATATTGCCATCGCCCGGCCGATGCCTGTGGTACCGTCCGTAATCAGTATCCGTTTCCCTTTAACGGGTACAGGTATATAGTTATTAGATATTTTCATAGTCAGGTATGGTTAGTTGCTGTGTAACATAATTGTAATTATGCTGCCTCCAGGAATGCTATATTCTAAGTTTCCAAGGGGGGCAGGTTTAGCTTTTAATGGTTCTTTTTGGCCCTTAACCTGAATATTGAATTCTGGGATTTTCTTTTTTGCTGTTTTTATAAGCATCAACCTGCAGTTTAGCCGGTCATCTCCAAGAACTTTGAATTGGATGTTTTTTCCCTTAACAGCGCTAAAGCCTGAGGTCGGATAATCGGTGTAAATCAGAAAGGGTAGCCCGGGGATTTGCAAATAGTGTCGTGGGAGAATGCCAAAGACGTTTCCCGCACCATAAACTTCCTGACCGACTGTTCCTGATTTCAGCCATCCGTCCTGTAAGTCTTCCAGTGCAATCCAGAGCCTGGGATCGATTTCTCCCATTTTGGGGTTTTCTTCCAGCATGTCTTTTGGGAGCATAGTGGGGTAATAATATACAGCCCGGTCTATTAGAAAACGAATGAACTCTGCAACGAGCAATTTTACAGAAGGTAGAATATCGACTCCCTCGGCGTGTTTCAGGTAGTCATGAAAAGCACAAAAAACTTCCTGTTCTTCATAAACAGCTGTATATGGAGCATCGTTGAGTGGATAAAGGAAAAAGAATTTCGGGAAGTTTTTTCCATATCCGTAATTACAGTCCCAAAGTTGTACATTCCTGAATATCGCGGCTAAGCACAAATAGCTGAGTTCGAGATACAACTCTTTCCCCGTAATTTTATATAACCTAAGTAAGGCTCCGGAGGCAAAAGCAGTATTATTAGCCTGGTAGAAGATTTCAAAGCCATGGCCACTTAATGATTTGGCTGCTTTTTCTGCTTCGTTCAGGTAACGTTTTTCTTTAGTCAGTTCCCAGGCCTGGAGCATAACATGAGCATATATGCCTGCAACATCTTTTTCACCGCCTTTTCCTTCAGCAGTTTCTGCTTTAATAACCTCCAGCGTATCCATTTTATAGAATACAGGCCACTGGTATTTAAAATGACGGGCTACTTTTATTGCAAAATCAAGTGAATCCAGAAACAGTTGTTTGGCGATTTTGTCTCCCTTTATAGCCAGTCTGGAGAGGTTAAGGAGGGGATGGTGCAAATACCACGAATCCATGACCTTTGGGACTTTCTGTTCTTCTTCGCCTTTAAGTTTATCTTCTGCTGCCGGAAGCCAGCGCATGATGGTCTTTAATTTTTCATCATAAAAGGCTGGTAAACCTTCTTTTATAGTATTCATGACTTCCAGCTTTTTTTTGCTCCATTCAACGTAGTCCACCAGTGGTAGCAAGACTGCCAGTTGTACCATGATTTCCGGTGGTGTCTCATAGTCGCTAACATAGGCATTGAAGTATTTGTGTCCACCCACCTGAGACCAGCAGCCAGGGCTTTCTATTAAATCTTTTAACCCCTTATCCAGAATATCCGGCCATGGCTGGTATTCCGTCTCAGGTTTGGGTAAGAGCAGATAAATTCTTGCCAATAGATCAAGATATAGACGGCTTAGTATAGATTCTTTATCGGGATTTTCATCACTAAAAGCAATCAAAGCATCTGACAGAATCACCTCTTTACCAGTCTGCAGTGGCTTTTTGGAAGGTGGTAGAGAGAAGCCTAGTTCGGGCCATTCCCCGCCAACGGTATCACCCAGGGAAGTTTCTGTCTGTTGGCAGTAATCTGATAATGCGGTTAGGTTTTGGAGATAGAGCAGACTGGCAGATTTCGGTTTGGTTTGACTGAGGTAGAGGAACCCAGTCCTTGTGCCAAACTGGCTGGCATGAATTTTTCCTTCTGTTTGTTCAGGGTTATCATTTTTTCCGTTAAACAGAATGTCTCTTGGCCAGCCAGGAATCATCATGTCTTTTGCCGGAGTCAGACGGGTAGTATACCGGAGTACCGGCGATTGCTCAGTCTGGTCTATTATGATGTCGATTCTTTGCTGGCCTATGGGTGTTGATATATCCAGTGCGATTCCCTGACCCAGCGCTTCTGTTTTCGTAAACTCCAAGTCAGCTCCTGGGCTGTAGGCTCCGCGGAAGGCGACATTTCCGCCACCAGGCATTTCGGTTTGGATCCATACAGAATCCGAGGTAACAATCACTTTAAAATTAAATTGGTCTGCTGTATGCTCAAAGACTGTGGATGAACTATTTGCCAATTCGGTGCTCGCTACGACCGCCCATGGTGACAGTGCATTCATATTATTCTAATTTAAACAGGTTCTTGAGGTAGATACGCTGCTATAACATCCCGCCTAAAACTTAGTTTTTACATTGGAAAAGATCAGTAGTTTTCCTATTGTATGCGTGAAATACGGTATGCGGAACTTATCAGCTCCTGACAAAATAGTCATACTGAGCTTGCAAACAATATGGTTACAATATCTTAAGCTTAGTAAGCGGCACGCTGTTAAAACGGGTAGAAAGCACTGGATAATCGGGTAGTATACAGCATGGTAGTGCTCGCTCATTTGGGTAATTTTATCAATCAATTTATTGCTATGAACGAACATCAGATTTATTACAGATCAGTAAAACCGAGCAGGAAAAA
This region of Pedobacter steynii genomic DNA includes:
- a CDS encoding CinA family protein, whose amino-acid sequence is MKEDIENADLTACGNLLIEQQLSIAFAESATAGRISAEFALIPNAGKFLKGSIVCYDADLKCSLLNVPREQLKVFTPESEIVTCLITAGLQRLIPADIHIGCTGLIAPGGSETTEKPVGTMFLYGIKTNELMFSERVLFQGSPEKIVSQTVEFLAQRLHQYLKHSV
- a CDS encoding SDR family oxidoreductase: MKISNNYIPVPVKGKRILITDGTTGIGRAMAILLASQGARIMIFGRHQRSIDKTMMAIGDLETETECFSMLADVANKKDLDRIFYMVDCMFGGLDILINNFHTPFESKMEGTYEEWQYIINNNLLGYIACCNEAIKRMKSHQRGHIVNIGPIDADVQAKGNAVYVAAMAGIRGFNKHIRKEVNEHGLKVSLIDPGIVDSDMIMDGDVKLRKKMAAMEILKADDIAMTVMHCLSQPHTAISLPDNQSSVQSV